TCCTCCCACTTTGTTGATTTCTTCCCGGACAATTTGGGAGACTCTTTGCAAGACTCGCCACATAAATGGAAGGTAAGCATATACACCGCTACCGATGCGACGAATGTAGCCGGCGCGGACTAAGAGTTTATGGCTGGGAATCTCAGCATCTGCTGGATCGTCCCTAAGTGTGAGGAATAGCATTTGTGACAGTCGCATCGTTTGTCCCCTTTCCAGATTCAATAATCCTTTAATCAGTTAAGTTAGTCTATTAGCTTGCTATAAATTACCAAAAGGTATAAGCAAGCTTACTTTAATCAACCTTTTTAAAATGTCCGCTCACAACTTCAGGAGAAAAGCACCTTGCCCGATATTAGTTATCAAGCCCAACCACCCTTGGAATTTATTCCCCCGGCGTTAGATCCTTTATTTTTACGCGTTGTCCAGTTGGTATTACCCAAATGGATACGCTGGCAAACAGCAATTAACCATATTGAAGCAGACAACGTAGAGGTTTTGGTAGATTTATACCGCCAGTTCCAAGAAGGTAAAATCCGCTTTATGCTGGCATTTCGCCATCCAAAGACGGACGATCCCTTTGCTTTGGGCTATTTGCTTTATCACATTCTGCCAAAGGTAGCACGACATGGGGGTACAGTGCTACAGCATCCCATTCACGCTCATTTTATCTATGACCGTGGAATTCCTCTTTGGGCTGGTTCCCACGTTGGCTGGATTGTATCTCATTTGGGTGGAACTCCTATTCAACGAGGGAAAGCAGATTGGACGGGATTGCGATCAGCACGTGACTTATTTGTCAACGGTCAGTTTCCCATGGCGGCTGCACCCGAAGGAGCTACCAATGGTCTTTCAGAAATTGTCAATCCTCTAGAACCGGGTATTGCCCAAATGGGTTTTTGGTGTGCTGAGGATTTACAGAAAGACAAGCGGGATGAACAGGTGTTTATTGTACCAGTCGGTATTCGCTACAATTATGTTGCCGCTCCTTGGGATTCTATTGCCAATCTTTTAACTGAATTAGAAACGATTATTGGTGTAGCCTCATCGCCTTCCCCTGCGACCTTCGACTGTCTCTACCCTCGCCTGATAAGCGTGAGCGAACGTTTATTATCTTTGATGGAAGAATTTTACAAGCGGTTCTACCATAGAAAGTTGCCAGTTCCCGAGTCCGGACTAGATGTCAATGAGCTTTTTGCCGCTCGTCTTCAAGCTGTGTTAGATGTGGTTTTACAAGTTGCTGAAGGTTATTTTGACTTGCAAGCTAAAGGAAATTTTAGCGATCGCTGTCGGCGGGTAGAGCAAGCGGGATGGAATTATATTTTTAGAGAGGAATTTAAGGATATAAAAGCACTGTCTCCTGTAGAAAAGGCGTTAGGCGATCGTATAGCAGAAGAAGCGAATTTGCGAATGTGGCACATGAGACTGGTGGAAAATTTAGTTGCAGTCACGGGCAAATACGTGCGAGAAAAACCCACAGCAGAACGATTTGCCGAGACAACTTTACTTCTGTGGAATGTCGTCAATCGGATTACAGGTGGAAACCCTGTCCGAACTCCCAATCTTGGCAAGCAAAATGTGAAAATAATCATTGGTGAGCCGTTGTCTGTTTCCAAGCGTTACCCTGCTTACAAAGCAAGTCGCCAAGGTGCAAGACAAGCAGTTGCCGATCTCACAAAAGATTTACAACAGAGGTTGGAAGGGCTGGTTTTGAAGGATAATACATAACAACAATATTGAGCAAAACTATCTACTTAGAATTAGTTAAATAGGTAAGCATTTCTTCAATTTCATCAATATCCGTTAATGACAATCCCTCATAAATTTGAGTAGGTAGGGCTAAAGCCCACCACCCACTCCCACAAAGAAGGTGCAAGATGTCAAGTGAGGTACTCTAAGAAATAATTAACCGCAGATGAACGCGGACAGACGCAGATAAATTTGTACCTCAGGAAACTAGGAAACGCAATAACTCCTGGCTCAACTGTTGAGGATTTTATAGTCATATTTATTTTGGCAAGTATAATCCGTAAGTAGAGACATTTAGTTAAGCTAACCAGTTATATACAGTCAAGCCAGAAATTTGACAAAAATGGGATTGATTGTTAGTAACAATCGCCATGCTATTAACCATTGCTGAAGCAGCAATCAAAATATCCGCATCCCCGATAGGAGCTCCTTTTCTCCTTAGTTCTGCATAGATATCAGCTGCTTGAACAACTATCTCATCAGTTAAAGGGAGAATAATGTTGTTGGTGCAAAACTGTTCAAATGCTTCGAGTTGCTTATTAGCCGTTTTAGCTTTCAGTCCTCGTAGAATTTCATAGCGAGTAATAATCGAGAAAGTAAACCTGCTATGTTGCGCCAAATATGATTGTGCTTTAGCAAGGACAAGAGGATTTTGGCGCAGAATGACTGACAGCGTATCAGTATCTAAAAGAACTGGATCTTGGCTCATGCTTCAGTTCTATCAGAGAAAAAATTGTCTCGATTCAAGGCGATTTCTTCAATTTCGTCAATATCCGTTGCTGACAATCCCTCATAAACTTGAGCAGCGAGTTGTAGCATATCTTGAGGACTAAGAGGAGTAGTAGGTTCAACTATCAGTTGGACAAATTGCCCTTCAATCAATTCAGGTTCTTCTAAAGGGCGAAACACACCATTTTCATAAATAGCTTTTAAGGTTTGCATTTGATAACCTAGTCTTTATTTACTAAACATTGTATTCGCTCTCCGTGAAAAACGGTTTGCGGTTAAGAGCTAGTTCTGAGACCTCAATCATTGTTAACCGAGGAGTATTGAGTTCTATTTGCCATTGAGTCAGAACCGCTTTCGGAGCAAGAATGAGAATCCGCTTGGCAATTCCTGCTAACCAAGCTTGACGAATGAGCAAGCCGGCTTGAATGGTTTTTCCTAAGCCAACTTCGTCTGCTATGAGGAGTTTGGGAGGCCAATTTTGATAAAGACGCTGAAAAGCGCTAATTTGATGAGGATAGGGTATTATTGCACAGGTGGCTTCGCCTACGCGATCGCCTCTACCTGGAATTGCTGCTCCATATTGAATCATGCTCCAAATTTGTTTGAATTGTTCTTGCAAGTCTGGGGGCTGATTATTGGTTTCAGTTGTAGTATCAATAGATCCAATCTCTACAGTATTTAGGGTACTCGCTTCTAGCTCTGGACTTGTTTCCAAGCGTTTCGGTTTTTGATCGTTAGGTGGTAAATACCTCAAGAGTTGTTCTCGTACTGCAGTGGGAACATCCATTACCAGAAAGCGTTTGGCTTGATTAGTCCATAATTTAGCAAATCCACGCTCTTCATCATCTACATAGGTTTTTGTCCCGCCCCAGTCAGTGAAAACGTGAAAGCTTTCCCAATTGCTTGTCCAACCTTTGGCTGTTTCATTAACACTGCCATTAAAGGCTAGTCGGTTTCCCGCTTTGTCTTCGATCGCTCCTGCTTTTTCATGAAAAATACCTTGTATGGGAAGTGGTTGGCGATCTAGACTACAGGGTAAGGCAAGTTTGACTTCTAAATAACCACGAGCAATCATCCAGGATAAGAGTTCTAGTGCGTCTGCTTCTTCATCATTTTCTGCAACTAGAGGAGAATTAGACAGGGAACGATCTATGACTTCTCTGAGTTTTTCACCTCGTGCGATGGAGTCTACTTCTTTTTCTTGAAGAGTACAGCCAATGATTAACCGCATCACTCCATGATTGCGGATTAAACCTTCAATTCCCAATGCGGCGAGGGTGAGGATGCGAGCGGAAAAAAATCCTGTAGAGCGATCGTATCTGACTGCACAATTCAAAGCAGGTTCGTAAAACTCTTTAATTAAGCTCAAAGTGTCAGAGTCATATTTAGTTTGCCAAGTGTAGTCTGTAAGTAAACTCATAGATTTTTATGCATTAGAATGTAAGCGTGCATTTAACTACAGTTTCATCCCATACAAAATATAATTTTTCATCCGATTTCTTGGATACAAGTAGTAATAAATAAAGCTGTAAATAATTTTGTTTTCCTCTGGTTTAGGCATAATTAGGATAAAAATACGATTTATTTTTGAATAGTGCGGTAAGTTTGATGAGGAGCGTTCGGTTTTTCAGGATTTGTATATTCAAGCAATCCTTCATCAATTAAAGGCTTTAAATACTGGTCTAATAAATATTTTCTATTTCGTTTTAATAAAGATTCTAATTCACTAGATGCGCGACTTTTTAGTTCGCACAACTCAAGGATTAAACTTTTGATTTCCTCTGGTTCGTTTCGTTTACCTATTTTCGTTAATCGCTCTTCCAATGAATCTTTTTTATTGGGAGTAAATAATTCAAGAGTCAGTTGTTCAGGTGTAAGTGTACTACTATCCAGGTTAGAATTTTCCAACTGTCCAGATAAGCTTTCTCTAGCAGGTGTACTACTATCCAGGTTAGAGTTTTCCAACTGTCCAGATAAGCTTTCTCTAGCAGGTGTACTACTATCCAGGTTAGAGTTTTCCAACTGTCCAGATAAGCTTTCTCTAGCAGGTGTACTACTATCCAGGTTAGGGTTTTCCAACTGTCTAGATAAGCTTTTCCTATCAGGTGTACTACTGTCTAAATTAGATTTATCTACCTCTGATTCATCCTTTGATTGAAACTCAGGGCTAAGAATGTAGCAAGTAGCCGATCCTTTGCCTTGTTGTAGTAGTAGTCCGGCATCCCGTAAGCGTCTCAGGTGTTGACTAGCTGTAAGAGTATCAACATCATTAGTGAAACGGTAAATAAAATTATTAATAATCTTCACTTGGCTCAATAGAACCAATGCTTTGACTTCATCATTACTTAATGCGTAATTTTTAAATTGTTTCAGCCATTCAATATCATCTCCATCAAGGAGATGATGAGTAAAAAGGGTAACGTGAAAATAATCTCTATCGCGATTGGAAACAAACAAAGGTAGGGTCAAGTTAGCTTCTAGCATTTTCTCTAACATCACCCGACCTCCAGATCCTTTTGTTTCTGCAATGTTTACTTCATGGAGAACTGCTGCAATTTTTTCGTTACGAGTTTTAGAACCAGGTTGATCGAATTCATCTGTAGGTTTAAGAGAATAACCAGGATTACGAATTTCTAGACGGTCAGAAAAGCGAATAATCTGGACAGGACTCCATTCTCGATAGTTACGATGCATTAAGGCATTAACGATCGCCTCTCGGATCACTTTACGGGGAATCAGGGGGGTTTCTCGGCGGTGAATGTCATTTTCTGCAAGATTAAAGGCTTTGGGGAGATCGTTAAGGACAAGGGTGATTAATTTGGGAATAGCTAATAGTAGGGGTTCGCGGATTTCGATACTTTGATAACGCTTATCCAGATCTGAAACCCACTCTTTACCTTCTACAAGGATGTAGTCGATACGGTGCATGGGGAAGTAGCGTCGCAAGGCGATCGCATTTCCAAATAAGATTAATCCGGCTATAGTGGGGCAATATTCTCCTTTTTGAGTGGGATGTTTGGTGAGCACATTTAGGGCAAAAAGTAGCTTCCGATCCTCATAACCGAGTTCACTAGCGTTAGAGTTTACGGCTTGTCTTTCTCTGCGATAAGCGGCGATCGCTTCTGGATCTAAATCATCGAAGGTAGCGTCTGGGATTGGTGTAGTGTCATAGGTTTGATAACTGCGTTCTTGATAGAACCGTTCTATGTCTTTTTCAGTACAGCGTTGGTCAGTAGAGGAAATGCGTCTGTATGCACCTTTAGGAAGCCCTTGATTTTTTATATAAATAGGTTTTTCTGAAGGTTGGGCTTCGGGGATAAAAGCAACAATTATGGTTTTACCGTCTTTGATAGCGAGCTCTATATAAGGACGAATGGGAATGTTAAAAACTTCGCTACATTGGCTAGATAAGTCTGTTTGAATTTTGTCAGGGTTAATGATTCCTTCGATTTCATACTCATTGTTGTTACTGTCTTGTGGAGATTTAATCCCAAGGAGCAAGTATCCGCCACCTAAACCAGGTTCATTGGCAAATGCGCTAATGGTTTCCCAGCAACTTTTACCTACTTCTGATGCTTTCTTGGCTTCGATTTCTGTACTTTCGTCTTGGATAGTGAGGAATTCCCAAAGTTCATCGAAGGTTAGCATTATTCTCGATCTCCTTCCTGTAGTTCAAGATTGAGGGTGGAAAGATTAAGCTCATAAACTCCACAAGGTTTAAAGTTCGCTTTTTTCTGTCCCACTTTAACATTCACTGACTACTTTGACCAGACTCCAATAACTTCGGTTCTTTTTCTTGCAACATTTGGATTTCTTTTTTTCCTAATTCGGCATAGATATCAGGCGATTGAACAACTATAGCAATCCTAAATCATTTGCAAACAGTTAGATCCCCGACTTCTCAAAGAAGTCGGGGATCTGAACACTCGAATTTACACAAATCAGATAGGATTGCTATATTTTATTCGTTAAATAAAAATGTTCTTAGTGCAAATCTCTTCAAATATATTGAAAATAACTCATGCATAAGAAAATTTTGCTAAGAGTTTCCGTCTTTTTGATTCTTCATAATTCAATTTCCTACGCTATTTGAATATTGAGCCACAATTCTAATTGTTTGGGTCGTGCAACTTTTTCGCTAAAAGCTAAGCGACGCAAGCTTTCTAAGACATCAAAATCTTTAGCAGCTTCTGCTACCTCTCCTTCTTCTCCTGCAAAGCCCGTGTAGGTAATGGAAACAGGTAACACTTCCACACCTTGGGCTTTATGAGTAAACATGAGAGTGAGAATTCCATCTTCTTTAAGAACGCGGCGACATTCTGCAAAAATACTTGCCATGCGTTCTTGATAGTCTTTGGTAGCTAATGCTTTTGCGCCTTTTTCTCCTTGAAATTTAGCAGGGTTAGCTACCGCTTCGTTTTCTTTATCTGTCAGTTGACGAGTGAAGAATTCAGGGTAAACATAACCTGCTGTACGTTTAAGCCAAACATAGAAGAAGTCGCTTAATTCCGCATACATTACGTTGTCATAGTAGGGAGGATCGAAGACAACAGCATCTACGCTGCTATCTTCTAAATGAACGAGATTATCTCCAGAGTCGTTAGTAATGGTAATATTGGGACAGGTAAACGAAGTTGTTAGCTTTAGATCGAGTTGCTTGCTTTTGCTGCTAGCTTTTTTGATGTCAATGTCTGGACGACTTAACTCGATAAGTTCTTCAATACATTTTCCAGTTTGTGCGATCGCCCAATCATAACCTAGTCCAGTAATTAAGGGTGCCATTTCAGCATAAGACCAACAAAAAGCAAAATCATGACGATTAAAAGTATTTGCCACAACTTCTCTTGTTGGCATCCATACAGACATTCGAGAGTTATAATTCAGCAGTTTATCTAAAGCAAAACTTAAATAAATAAATGCTGCTTTAGTTGTTTCATCTAACGTTCCTTGTAGTTCTTCTTTTTCTAATAATTCTCGGAATACTTCTACACTTGTCCCATGACAAAGAAGTTGACGAGGATTAAATAAATCTCTCCAATATCGAACACCGTAATTTCTTGAACGATCAGCAAACATAGGAAGATATTCCTCGGTAGGAACAAAATTCTAAGCTTCCCATTCAATTAATTTTTCTACTAGCTTTTCCTTAATTGCTACTAAATTATCATCAGTATGTGGAGGTACGCGGTATCCCCTCTCCCATTTTTCTCTAATTTTACCTGTTTTAGTTTGTGTTTCTATTCTTTCTTTATATACGATAGCGAATAATTGATCGCCCATTTCTCCTGCTTGTGCTTGAGATCTTATCTCATCACCTGAAACAACTCGATTACAATCAGGATAGGGACACTGAGCATCACCTTTGCTAACTGTACCTGCTGATTGGTCTTTGCTTTTACTAACGATTTCAAATTCACAAATGCGTTTATTTAAATCTGGCTTTAAGCGTACTCCTGTGCCATCAGGTGCTAGTTTCCAGTTAGGAGAAAGAGGGATAATGCCTTCGCAATAAGGACAACGTATAGTACGGGCATAAATGTAATTGGTTGCGATTCATATTCAGCCGTCAGTTTGACTTGTTTATCTGCACCTGAGACAGTGTTAATTGCGCCAAGCAGTTTAAACCCATCACCACTATCAAAAACCCTTAAACTGAGCAAGCTAATTTTCTTAACTTGTGCGCCTCGTGCATCTTCCCAGATTTTGGTTAAAGCTTCCCGCAATGGTGCTAGAATTACCCGTTCAGAGGACAGTCAGCTACTCGTTTCATCCATAAAACTGGCAAAGGTAATACGCCAACTTGAGGGACACAATGCACGTTTAAACACCTTAGCCTTCGACCTCGTGGTATTCCACAAACTAAAAAACAGGTTGCGGTCAAGTGCGATGTCAACTATAATATAGGGACCTATCAAAACCTTCACAGGTTACGTTTTTCCTTTAAGTACCCCCACTTGGCTGTTCTGCATCAAAGTCTGGTGATGTTAGGTGGAGTATTTTCGAGCAAGTCCTTCAAAGCTTGGACTTTCAGATTTTGTAGATGATATTGCTTCTCCCAATTACACCAATGATGCTTAGCTCAAGGCTGAACAGATTGGTTATGTTAAAAGTGAGCAAAAGAGCGTTGTATAAAACTACTAAGTTAAATGTATCATATTCTAAATAACGTTCCGATACAAATGAACTATATTTAAAATATCCAATATGTTTATCTTAGAAAAATCAATGGTAGCAAAACCTTTTCTAAAATGGGCGGGAGGGAAAGGTCAACTCCTCGATCAGATGAATAGTTTTTTTCCCAATGAATTAGCAGAGGGTTCAATAAAAAAATACGTAGAGCCATTTGTTGGAGGTGGAGCAGTTTTCTTGCATCTGGTTCAAAACTATCCAATTCAAGAAGTTTTTATTTTTGATATTAATATTGAATTAGTCATAGCATACAAAACCATTCAATGCAGTGTAGAGGAACTAATTTCACTTTTATTAGATATACAAAATAAGTATTTATCTCTTGATGATAAGGAAAGAAAAACATACTTTTATCAAGTGAGGGCAGAATTTAATTGGCGACGCAAAGAAATAGATTCAACCAAATATAATTCAGAATGGATTGAGAGAACTGCACAAATCATTTTTCTAAACCGTACTTGTTTCAATGGACTTTTTAGAGTGAATTCAAACGGAAGTTTTAATGTTCCAGTAGGTAGATATAAAAACCCTAATATATGCGATCATACAAATTTAAAAGCTGTTTCTGAAGCTCTTAAAAAGACTCAAATTCATTATGGAGACTTTAGTAAGTGTGAAGAATCTGTAGATAGTAATACATTTGTTTATTTCGATCCACCTTATAGACCAATTAGTAAAACGTCTAACTTTACTTCATATTCACAAAATATATTTGATGATTCTGAACAATTGCGACTGCGAGACTTTTTCAAATCTCTTGATGCAAAGAGAGCTAAATTACTTTTAAGTAACTCCGATCCAAAAAATGAAGATGTTAACGATAATTTTTTTGATAATTCCTATGCAGGTTATCGTATTGAAAGAGTCATGGCTGTACGCAATATAAATTGTGATGCTTCAAAGCGGAAACTAATTAAGGAAATTTTAATTATGAATTACTAAAAGCCTATATTTGACTCTAAACTCTAGTAAGTACTGCTCGCATTCCCCAAAAAATCAAATTCTGTTCCACATAGAACCGTGCTGCAATCTCAGGAAACTGGGATTGCAAATAGTTTATTAACAAGGTGCGATCGCCTCCAGTCATTGCAATCTTCCCCTCAGGGTAATCCCGCCTCCACGCCTCAACAAAATCTTTGATTCCAGCAACTAGAGTATAGATAACTCCACTTTGTATTGCTTCTTCAGTCTTTAAAGCAAACCGTTGTGGAAGTTGCTCTTGTCGTTCAACCATTGGTAATTGTCCAGTTTTTTGAGCAAGCGTCTTAAACTGTAGACCTAACCCTGGAAGAATTGCGCCGCCAACTAAACGTTTGTTAGCGTCTGCACCTGTAAAAGTTAGTGCTGTTCCCGCATCAATAACTAACATGGGAAAACCCCAATTCTGCCCAGCACCCAACAAAGCTAGGGAGCGATCGATTCCTAGTGTAGGATAAAGACCTTGTAAGGGGATTTGGTCTAAGGTGATAACGCGAACATTTGGGTAAGATTGCCAGAGTTCTGTTTGACTAGGAACCACAGAAGCTAGAAGTAGGGAGTAGGGAGTAGGGAGTAGGGAGTGGGGGAGGAGGGGAGTGAGGGAGGGGGGGAAATGGGTTATGAAGTCCTCTAATGTTTTACAGTTAGATAATTGATGTATAACTTTTGGTGGCAAATGGTCTGTGTCCCAAGCAGAAATGTCTGATTTGCCTGTAAACCACGCCCAATGCAGTCGAGAATTCCCTATCATCAATGCCAGCCATAAAGTACTGTTTGCCATTCTTCCTACTCCCCACTCCCCACTCCCTCTCATAAACTTTTTTTAACCAAATAATATAAATTTTCATAAAACGTTACAAAAAACTCGTGGCACAATAGAAGCAGAGTAATAAATACTCATTCGCTTAGGAGGGGATATTATGGTAGCACTCACCGAAAAAACTAACAAAAGGCTGACCATGCAGATAGTCGATATTGCTTCCGACACAACGGCAATTCGATCTCTGGATTGGGACCGAGACCGCTTTGATATTGAGTTCGGTCTGCAAAATGGAACTACCTACAACTCATTCCTCATACGCGGTGAGCACACAGCATTGGTGGATACATCTCACGAAAAGTTTCGCCAACTGTTTTTAGATACCCTAAAAGGTTTGGTTAATCCAGCCGATATCAGTTATTTAATTATCAGCCATACCGAGCCAGACCACAGTGGTTTAGTTAAAGATGTGTTACAACTTGCTCCAGAGATTACTGTTGTTGGCTCGAAAGTCGCTATTCAATTTCTGGAAAATTTAGTGCATCAGCCTTTCAAGCGCCAAATTGTGAAAAATGGCGATCGCTTGGATTTAGGCAACGGACACGAATTAGAATTTGTGATTGCACCCAATTTACACTGGCCTGACACCATCTTTACCTTTGACCACAAAACCCAAACTCTCTTCACCTGTGACGCTTTTGGGTTGCACTACTGCTCGGACAGTACCTATGACGAAGATTTAAAAGCGATTGAAGCTGATTTTGAATATTACTATGAATGTCTGATGGCTCCTAATGCCCGCTCGGTCTTATCTGCGCTCAAGCGCATGGCTGAACTGGAAAAGATTAGCTTAGTTGCCACAGGCCACGGTCCCCTATTATATCACAATGTTGAAGAATTAACCGGACGCTACCGCAATTGGAGCCAAACACAAACTAAAGCAGAAACAACAGTCGGGGTCTTTTATACCTCAGATTACGGGTATAGCTATCGTCTAGCTCAAGCAATAGCTTTGGGTATCACAAAAACGGGCGTTGCTGTTGAACTGATAGACTTACGTGCCGTTAGTGACTTGGTAGAATTGCGAGAGCTTGTCAGTCGCTGTGGTGGAATTGTCGTTGGAATGTCTCCAGCTTCAGATGCAACTCAGATTCAAGGTGCTCTCAGTACCATCTTAGGTTCTGTGAACGAGAAACAAGCAGTCGGAATCTTTGAGTCAGGCGGAGGAGATGACGAACCAATTGACCCATTACTAAGTAAATTCCGGAATTTAGGTTTAACAACAGCGTTCCCAGCGATTCGGATTAAACAAACGCCCACAGAAAACACCTACAAGCTTTGTGAAGAAGCAGGAACAGACTTAGGACAGTGGGTGACACGCGATCGCAGCATCAAGCAGATGAAATCTTTAGGTGCTGACCTCGACAAAGCCTTAGGTAGAATCAGTGGCGGGCTGTACATTATCACTGCGAAAAAGGGCGATGTATCCAGTGCCATGTTAGCGTCTTGGGTCAGCCAAGCCAGTTTCAAACCCATAGGCATAACAATAGCGGTTGCCAAAGACAGGGCAATTGAATCGCTGATGCAAGTGGGCGATAAGTTTGTACTTAACGTCTTAGAAGAAGACAACTACCAACGCCTGATGAAGCACTTCCTCAAACGATTTGCTCCAGGTGCTGACCGCTTTGAAGGAGTCAAAACCCAATCAGCAGAAAATGGAGCACCCATCCTTACAGAAGCTTTGGCATATATGGAGTGCGAAGTGGTCAGTAGAATGGACGGTGGCGATCACTGGATTGTATACAGCACGGTTTACGCAGGACGGGTGAGCAAGACAGAAGCCCTCACCGCCGTTCACCATCGTAAGGTTGGAAATCATTATTAGATTTTGGATTTTGGATTTTGGATTTTAGATTGAGGGATTTGAGATTTTAGATTGGGGATTTGAGATTTTTGATCGATCAAAAATCTCAAATCCTAAAAACCTAACACTAGAAATAATCTAAAATCTAAGAC
This genomic interval from Scytonema hofmannii PCC 7110 contains the following:
- a CDS encoding diflavin flavoprotein, with protein sequence MVALTEKTNKRLTMQIVDIASDTTAIRSLDWDRDRFDIEFGLQNGTTYNSFLIRGEHTALVDTSHEKFRQLFLDTLKGLVNPADISYLIISHTEPDHSGLVKDVLQLAPEITVVGSKVAIQFLENLVHQPFKRQIVKNGDRLDLGNGHELEFVIAPNLHWPDTIFTFDHKTQTLFTCDAFGLHYCSDSTYDEDLKAIEADFEYYYECLMAPNARSVLSALKRMAELEKISLVATGHGPLLYHNVEELTGRYRNWSQTQTKAETTVGVFYTSDYGYSYRLAQAIALGITKTGVAVELIDLRAVSDLVELRELVSRCGGIVVGMSPASDATQIQGALSTILGSVNEKQAVGIFESGGGDDEPIDPLLSKFRNLGLTTAFPAIRIKQTPTENTYKLCEEAGTDLGQWVTRDRSIKQMKSLGADLDKALGRISGGLYIITAKKGDVSSAMLASWVSQASFKPIGITIAVAKDRAIESLMQVGDKFVLNVLEEDNYQRLMKHFLKRFAPGADRFEGVKTQSAENGAPILTEALAYMECEVVSRMDGGDHWIVYSTVYAGRVSKTEALTAVHHRKVGNHY